From Eleftheria terrae, the proteins below share one genomic window:
- a CDS encoding DUF3455 domain-containing protein, with product MTRATGVQIYTCAAAKDNPAHYAWAFTAPEAELFDAAGKKIGTHYAGPTWEADDGSKVVGAVAARSDAPDSGAIPWLLLVGQAEPQEGRLARTSHIQRLSTVGGKAPADGCDAARVGQVRRIPYEAAYYFYRQG from the coding sequence ATGACCCGGGCCACCGGTGTTCAGATCTACACCTGTGCCGCCGCCAAGGACAACCCGGCGCACTACGCGTGGGCCTTCACCGCACCTGAAGCCGAGCTGTTCGATGCTGCTGGCAAGAAGATCGGCACCCACTACGCCGGACCGACGTGGGAGGCCGATGACGGCAGCAAGGTGGTCGGCGCGGTCGCCGCCCGTAGCGACGCACCTGACTCAGGAGCCATACCGTGGTTGCTGCTCGTCGGCCAGGCGGAACCGCAAGAGGGCCGTCTGGCCCGCACCAGCCATATCCAGCGCCTGTCGACGGTCGGCGGCAAGGCCCCGGCAGATGGCTGCGATGCCGCACGAGTGGGGCAAGTGCGGCGCATTCCTTATGAGGCGGCCTACTACTTCTATCGCCAGGGTTGA